The Desulfobacterales bacterium sequence TAACCAATAAATCAACTATTTTGTTAATAATGTTATATGTTTAAGATTTATTTTACGCGCTTAAGTTAATGGCATTGGGTAATTGCCTGGACCTTGATGAAGAGAAAAGAAGTGTTTGATCCGGCGCATCTGAATATCGATTAAGGATTTTATCATCTTCGGCGAGAGAGCCCGTGAACCTACGTTGAGGCATAAGACCTCGGGAGGGACAATCCTGGGCCTCTCACTGAACTTAACACTCTTGACAAGGGATGATTGCGCCGCCAATGGGCAAGCCCGGATAAACGTAACGATTAGAGGAAGAGTTCGCAGGAGTGGGAGATTCGCCGAAAATTTGTCAAAAAGCTATAGGGAGACCTGCGCCCTTAAAATGACCATATTCATAACTAACTAATTTTACAGGTTTTATAAAATTCTAATTTTTTGCTTGACAAGGGAACTACAGGATGTCCCTATTAATGTGAAAATGAGATAATGCTGGCGCATTTCCCTCGACTTAGCTTCACGTTATGCCTCAATGACAAGACTTGACAAAACGTACGTAATGCCGTACTCTTAGTGCAAAAATATCAACTTGTATTTAGAGGTATATCATGCCGACACTTACTGCCACTGAAGCAAGATCAAAGCTATACAGGCTTATTGACAAAGCAGCATCATCCCACGAGCCAATTATCATACAGGGCAAGCGCGTTAATGCAGTACTTATCTCGGAGGATGACTGGCGCGCCATACAGGAAACGATCTATCTTCTGAATATTCCCGGTATGCGGGAATCCATTCGGATGGGATTAGCCACTCCGGTCGAGGAATGCACCCAGGAACTTGACTGGTAATGTGGCAAATCGTTTTCACTAAACAGGCTCAAAAAGATGCCAAAAAGCTGTCCGTTGCCGGTCTACGTCTGAAAGCTGAACAACTGATTGAAATCCTGCGTGAAAATCCATACAAGACGCCTCCGCCATTCGAAAAATTATTAGGTGATTTATCCGGTGCCCTTTCTCGGCGAATAAATATAAAGCATCGGCTGGTCAATCAGGTAATAGATGACGAAAAAATTGTAAAAGTCATCAGGATGTGGACCCATTACGAATGAACCGGCATAACATTGCGCTTTCAGTCGGACGCAAAAAAACGCGCCGTTGAAGCGTCCGCTATCGCGAACTAGCGGCTAAGTCCAAACCCCTCATTTGTCCATTTGATCTGTAGAATATCTCATGTTGATTTTCCCGGTGCAGGGCTTGCCCGGGGTGTGGGCGGATGGCGGGCTCCCAAAGGTTTAAGCAAGATAAAAGTGTATCTTGGTTTTTCCAGCTTGCGGAAGCCGTCGTGCTTTGGACAAGGTCGCTTTGTCCTGATGGGGCTTTAACCCCCTTTTTATCAGCCCAATTGATAGCTTTCCCGCAGCCGGCGGGAAATATTTTTGATTTCCTTAAATGCTTTTTCGACCGTTATTTCTTTGTCGAGATTCACCAGACAGCAGGTGGCCGGGGAGAGCAGGCTCCGGGCCAGTAAAAACTGTTTATCGATCCCCTTTCCTGCAAGAATGT is a genomic window containing:
- a CDS encoding type II toxin-antitoxin system Phd/YefM family antitoxin; the encoded protein is MPTLTATEARSKLYRLIDKAASSHEPIIIQGKRVNAVLISEDDWRAIQETIYLLNIPGMRESIRMGLATPVEECTQELDW
- a CDS encoding Txe/YoeB family addiction module toxin, yielding MWQIVFTKQAQKDAKKLSVAGLRLKAEQLIEILRENPYKTPPPFEKLLGDLSGALSRRINIKHRLVNQVIDDEKIVKVIRMWTHYE